TAGCGATCCCTTCGTGTTGTCCCACCCGTTGCCACGGGTGCGCGAGCGAATCCCAGCGTGTGGGAAATGCCCAGACAGTTCGTTGTATTTTCCTTATTGAACAGAGAGTGTAGCCGAGACAACCCCGCGCTATGTGTATTTATACCCTCAATATCGACCGGAGGGTGAGCCCAGCGCCACAAAACGCGTTTCCCCTGCCCCCGGCGCTTCCTGCTTACAGGAAGGGCATGACAAGGAAGACCTGCGCAAGTACTTGGGCAATGGCCAGGATAAGAAAGAGGACAATGACGCTCACGTCCAGGCCCACTCCCCCGCTGAGGCGAAGCGGCGGGATGAGGCGGCGCAGCGCCATGACCGGCGGGTCGGTGACCACGAACATCGCCTCCGCCACCACCATGAACCACCGGGGCGGTGCGAATTGCTTCGAAAACGACTGAATCATCTCGACGATGATCCGGATCACCACCACCGTGGTGTACAAGCCGATGAGTGCGCAGATAGCTGCTCCAAACAATGCCACGCGGCCAGCCTACAGCCCGCCTGACCGACTGGGATAACCGCGTGCCGGGCGGGCGCCACCGCCGGGCAGCCCGCAACACGCGAAAAGGCCAGCAGCTCGTAAGCTGCTGGCCTTTTGACCGGCGCCTGACGCACAAGCCGGTCACGCACACGCCCCTGAAGCAAAACCCCTAGCGCAGGCGCGCGGCGCGCTGCAGCTCAGAGGAGGTAAACGGGGCGTTTTCCGGGGTGATGGCGAAGACCCGGCGCCCGGTGTCCATCCCGCGGGTCAGGTTGTGCATCCGCCCGCGCAGGGCGAAGCACAGCCCGGCGGCGAAGTCCACGAGGCGCTTCGCGTCGGCGGCGTCGAGGTCGCTCAGGTCCATAATCACCGCGTCGCCGTCGCGGAAGGGCTCGCCGATCTCCTTCGCGTCGTTGTAGCTGCGCGGGGTGGCGGTGACGATCGCGGGCTCCAGGGTGCGCGTGTAGGTCCCGCGGTAGTCGTGGCGCGGGGCGGCCTCGGAGTAGGGGCGCTGGGGGGCGCGCTCGTAGGCGGTGGAGCCGCCGTCGGTGTAGTCGTCGTCGTCGTAGTAGGCGGGGTCCTCGTTGTAGGCGGCCTCGTTGTAGTTGTACGGGCCGAGTCCGAAAAAT
This is a stretch of genomic DNA from Corynebacterium auris. It encodes these proteins:
- a CDS encoding YggT family protein; translated protein: MALFGAAICALIGLYTTVVVIRIIVEMIQSFSKQFAPPRWFMVVAEAMFVVTDPPVMALRRLIPPLRLSGGVGLDVSVIVLFLILAIAQVLAQVFLVMPFL
- a CDS encoding cell division protein SepF, translated to MSIFGTAKEFFGLGPYNYNEAAYNEDPAYYDDDDYTDGGSTAYERAPQRPYSEAAPRHDYRGTYTRTLEPAIVTATPRSYNDAKEIGEPFRDGDAVIMDLSDLDAADAKRLVDFAAGLCFALRGRMHNLTRGMDTGRRVFAITPENAPFTSSELQRAARLR